One window of the Klebsiella oxytoca genome contains the following:
- the glpC gene encoding anaerobic glycerol-3-phosphate dehydrogenase subunit GlpC produces MNDTRFEHCIKCTVCTTACPVSRVNPRYPGPKQAGPDGERLRLKDGALYDEALKYCINCKRCEVACPSDVKIGDIIQRARIEYSRQKPTLRDAILSHTDLMGTLSTPFAPLVNAATGLMPVRRVLDAALKIDHRRTLPKYGFGTFRRAYRQLAAQQAQYAEQVAFFHGCYVNYNNPQLGKDLIRVLNTMGIGMQLLSKEKCCGVPLIANGFFAKARKQAFSNVSAMRENNLPIIATSSTCTFTLRDEYPHVLDIDNHDIRDRVELATRWLWRQLDSGRPLALKALPLKVVYHTPCHMEKMGWSLYTLELLRLIPGLQLEVLDSQCCGIAGTSGFKSENYDSSQAIGAPLFRQIEESDADLVVTDCETCKWQIEMSTSKRCEHPISVLAQALA; encoded by the coding sequence ATGAACGATACGCGCTTTGAGCACTGCATTAAATGCACCGTTTGCACCACCGCCTGCCCGGTCAGCCGGGTCAACCCGCGCTACCCGGGGCCAAAACAGGCCGGACCGGACGGCGAGCGCCTGCGCCTGAAGGACGGAGCGCTCTACGATGAGGCGTTAAAATACTGCATTAACTGCAAACGCTGCGAAGTCGCCTGCCCGTCGGACGTTAAAATTGGCGATATTATCCAGCGGGCGCGCATTGAGTACAGCCGACAAAAGCCCACGCTGCGCGATGCGATCCTCAGCCATACCGACCTGATGGGCACCCTTTCCACACCGTTTGCTCCGCTGGTGAACGCCGCTACCGGACTGATGCCGGTACGCCGGGTGCTTGATGCCGCGCTCAAAATCGATCACCGCCGCACGTTGCCCAAATATGGTTTTGGGACCTTCCGCCGCGCTTATCGTCAGCTGGCTGCGCAGCAGGCGCAGTATGCCGAGCAGGTAGCGTTCTTTCACGGTTGCTATGTGAACTACAACAACCCGCAGTTGGGCAAGGACCTTATCCGGGTGCTGAACACGATGGGTATCGGCATGCAGCTATTGAGCAAAGAGAAATGCTGCGGCGTACCGCTGATCGCTAACGGCTTTTTTGCAAAAGCGCGTAAGCAGGCGTTCAGCAACGTCAGCGCGATGCGGGAAAATAATCTGCCGATTATCGCGACGTCATCGACCTGTACTTTTACGCTGCGCGATGAATATCCTCACGTGCTGGATATTGATAATCATGATATCCGCGATCGCGTTGAGCTGGCGACCCGCTGGCTCTGGCGTCAGCTGGATTCCGGCCGGCCGCTGGCGCTAAAAGCGCTGCCGCTGAAGGTGGTTTACCACACGCCCTGCCATATGGAGAAAATGGGCTGGTCGCTGTATACCCTTGAACTATTACGCCTGATCCCCGGACTGCAGCTGGAGGTGCTCGACTCGCAATGCTGCGGAATTGCCGGAACCTCTGGGTTTAAGTCGGAGAACTACGATTCATCACAGGCCATTGGCGCGCCGCTGTTCCGGCAAATTGAGGAGAGCGACGCTGACCTGGTGGTGACCGATTGTGAAACCTGCAAATGGCAGATTGAGATGTCCACCAGCAAACGTTGTGAACATCCCATCTCTGTACTGGCGCAGGCGCTGGCCTGA
- the yfaU gene encoding 2-keto-3-deoxy-L-rhamnonate aldolase, with the protein MNAILSNPFKAGLLQGEAQIGLWLSSTSSYMAEIAATSGYDWLLIDGEHAPNTIQDLYHQLQAIAPYASQPVIRPVEGNRSLIKQVLDIGARTLLIPMVDTAEQAREIVSATRYPPSGTRGVGAGVARAARWGRVENYMARANDELCLLIQVESKTALDNLDAILEVEGIDGVFIGPADLSASLGYPDNAGHPEVQRVIEQSIRRIRAAGKAAGFLAVDPEMAHKALAWGANFVAVGVDTNLYTSALDKRLAMFKPVAEQAQGKGSY; encoded by the coding sequence ATGAACGCAATTTTATCGAACCCATTTAAAGCGGGATTATTGCAAGGGGAAGCGCAAATTGGCCTGTGGCTGAGCTCAACCTCTTCTTATATGGCTGAGATTGCCGCCACTTCAGGCTACGACTGGCTGCTGATTGACGGCGAACATGCGCCCAATACTATTCAGGACCTTTATCATCAACTGCAGGCCATCGCGCCCTACGCCAGCCAGCCGGTGATTCGCCCGGTGGAGGGCAATCGCAGCCTGATTAAACAGGTGCTGGATATCGGCGCCAGAACGCTGCTGATCCCGATGGTCGATACCGCCGAACAGGCGCGGGAGATTGTCTCGGCTACCCGCTATCCGCCGTCAGGTACCCGCGGCGTCGGCGCCGGGGTAGCCCGCGCCGCGCGCTGGGGACGGGTAGAGAACTATATGGCGCGGGCCAACGATGAGCTGTGCCTGCTGATTCAGGTGGAGAGCAAAACGGCCCTTGATAATCTGGACGCGATCCTCGAAGTGGAGGGGATTGACGGCGTATTTATCGGTCCGGCTGATTTATCCGCGTCGCTGGGCTATCCGGACAATGCCGGTCACCCGGAGGTTCAGCGCGTTATTGAACAGAGTATTCGCCGCATTCGCGCGGCGGGCAAAGCTGCCGGTTTCCTTGCCGTTGACCCGGAAATGGCGCATAAAGCGCTGGCGTGGGGGGCGAATTTTGTCGCCGTTGGCGTCGATACCAACCTCTATACCAGCGCGCTGGATAAACGACTGGCGATGTTCAAGCCGGTCGCCGAACAGGCGCAGGGAAAGGGGAGCTACTAG
- a CDS encoding MFS transporter — translation MSNTLLESVVKKNRARLIPFMLALYVLAFLDRSNIGFAKETYQLDTGLSNEAYALGAGIFFVVYAFLGVPANLLMRKFGARKWIGCTTLLWGLLSAAMAWADTEAKFLLVRTLLGAAEAGFFPGMIYLTSQWFPQQNRASIMGLFYMGAPLALTLGSPLSGALLEMHGFMGHPGWFWMFIIEGLLAVGAGFFTFFWLDDTPQNARFLSAAEKQALIDELASEEQKKVTSRLSDALRNGRVWQLAIIYLTIQVAVYGLIFFLPTQVAALLGTKVGFVASVVTAIPWVAALFGTWLIPRYSDRTGERRNIAAFTLLAAAIGIAVSGLVSPVLAIIALCVAAVGVIAVQPVFWTMPTQLLSGTALAAGIGFVNLFGAIGGFLAPIIRVQAETIFANDSAGLLTLACVAIVGVVIIFSLRVSRTVPQADSVQH, via the coding sequence ATGAGCAACACCTTGCTTGAGAGCGTGGTGAAGAAAAACCGCGCCCGTTTGATCCCCTTTATGCTGGCGCTATATGTGCTGGCGTTTCTTGACCGCTCGAATATCGGCTTCGCCAAAGAGACCTATCAGCTGGACACCGGCCTCAGCAATGAAGCTTATGCGCTGGGGGCAGGGATTTTCTTTGTGGTGTACGCCTTTCTCGGGGTGCCCGCCAACCTGCTGATGCGCAAATTCGGCGCAAGAAAATGGATCGGCTGTACTACGCTGCTGTGGGGCTTGCTGTCCGCGGCGATGGCGTGGGCGGATACCGAAGCGAAGTTTCTGCTGGTGCGCACTCTGCTCGGCGCTGCCGAAGCGGGCTTTTTCCCCGGGATGATCTACCTGACCTCCCAGTGGTTCCCGCAGCAGAACCGCGCCAGCATTATGGGGCTGTTTTATATGGGCGCGCCGCTGGCGCTGACCCTGGGGTCGCCGTTATCCGGCGCGCTGCTGGAAATGCACGGTTTTATGGGGCATCCCGGCTGGTTCTGGATGTTTATCATTGAAGGTCTGCTGGCCGTCGGCGCGGGATTCTTCACCTTCTTCTGGCTCGACGATACCCCGCAAAACGCGCGTTTCCTTAGCGCTGCTGAAAAACAGGCGTTGATCGACGAACTGGCCAGCGAAGAGCAGAAAAAAGTCACTTCGCGGCTGTCCGATGCGCTGCGCAACGGCCGCGTCTGGCAGCTGGCCATTATCTATCTGACTATTCAGGTGGCAGTTTACGGCCTGATTTTCTTCCTGCCGACCCAGGTCGCCGCGCTGCTCGGCACCAAAGTAGGGTTTGTGGCATCGGTTGTCACCGCTATTCCGTGGGTGGCGGCGCTGTTCGGTACCTGGCTGATTCCACGCTACTCTGACCGCACCGGCGAGCGGCGTAATATTGCGGCATTCACCCTGCTGGCGGCGGCAATCGGCATTGCCGTCTCCGGCCTGGTATCGCCGGTACTGGCCATTATCGCACTGTGCGTGGCGGCGGTTGGGGTGATTGCCGTCCAGCCGGTGTTCTGGACCATGCCGACGCAGCTGTTGTCCGGCACGGCGCTGGCGGCGGGTATCGGCTTCGTCAACCTGTTTGGCGCGATTGGCGGTTTCCTGGCACCCATTATCCGGGTTCAGGCTGAAACTATTTTCGCTAACGATTCTGCCGGATTATTGACCCTCGCCTGCGTGGCGATTGTTGGGGTGGTTATTATTTTTTCACTGCGCGTGAGCCGCACGGTGCCGCAGGCTGATAGCGTACAGCATTAA
- the rhmD gene encoding L-rhamnonate dehydratase codes for MTLPKIKHVRAWFIGGATAEKGAGGGDYHDQGANHWIDDHIATPMSKYKQYEQSRQSFGINVLGTLIVEVEAENGQTGFAVSTAGEMGCFIVEKHLNRFIEGKCVSDIKLIHDQMLNATMYYSGSGGLVMNTISCIDLALWDLFGKVVGLPVYKLLGGAVRDEIQFYATGARPDLAKEMGFIGGKMPTHWGPHDGDAGIRKDAAMVADMREKCGPDFWLMLDCWMSQDVNYATKLAHACAPYNLKWIEECLPPQQYEGYRELKRNAPAGMMVTSGEHHGTLQSFRTLSETGIDIMQPDVGWCGGLTTLVEIAAIAKSRGQLVVPHGSSVYSHHAVITFTNTPFSEFLMTSPDCSTMRPQFDPILVDEPVPVNGRIHKTVLDKPGFGVELNRDCNLKRPYSH; via the coding sequence ATGACCCTACCGAAAATTAAACACGTCCGCGCCTGGTTTATTGGCGGTGCTACCGCAGAGAAAGGCGCTGGCGGCGGTGATTATCATGACCAGGGCGCCAACCACTGGATTGACGATCATATCGCTACGCCAATGAGCAAATATAAACAGTATGAACAGTCCCGCCAGTCGTTTGGCATCAACGTTCTCGGCACGCTGATTGTGGAAGTGGAAGCTGAAAACGGCCAGACCGGCTTTGCGGTATCCACCGCGGGCGAGATGGGCTGCTTTATTGTGGAAAAGCATCTCAACCGCTTTATCGAAGGGAAGTGCGTCAGCGATATCAAACTGATCCACGACCAGATGCTCAACGCCACCATGTACTACTCCGGCTCCGGCGGCCTGGTGATGAATACCATTTCCTGTATCGACCTGGCGCTATGGGATCTGTTCGGCAAAGTGGTTGGACTGCCGGTTTACAAACTGCTGGGCGGCGCGGTGCGCGATGAAATTCAGTTTTATGCTACCGGGGCGCGTCCGGACCTGGCGAAAGAGATGGGCTTTATTGGCGGCAAGATGCCGACCCACTGGGGGCCGCACGACGGCGACGCGGGGATCCGCAAAGATGCCGCGATGGTGGCCGATATGCGCGAAAAATGCGGCCCGGATTTCTGGCTGATGCTGGACTGCTGGATGAGCCAGGACGTTAACTACGCCACTAAACTGGCCCACGCCTGCGCCCCTTATAACCTTAAATGGATCGAAGAGTGCCTGCCGCCGCAGCAGTACGAAGGCTATCGTGAACTTAAGCGCAATGCGCCTGCCGGGATGATGGTCACCAGCGGCGAGCACCACGGCACGCTGCAATCCTTCCGTACGCTGTCGGAAACCGGTATCGATATTATGCAGCCTGACGTAGGCTGGTGCGGCGGCCTGACCACGCTGGTAGAGATTGCGGCGATTGCTAAATCGCGCGGTCAGCTGGTGGTTCCGCACGGTTCATCGGTCTATTCGCACCATGCGGTTATTACTTTTACCAACACGCCGTTCAGCGAGTTCCTGATGACCAGCCCGGACTGCTCAACGATGCGCCCGCAGTTTGATCCGATTCTGGTTGACGAGCCGGTACCTGTAAACGGACGCATCCATAAAACCGTGCTGGATAAACCGGGCTTCGGCGTCGAGCTGAACCGGGACTGCAATCTGAAACGCCCTTATAGCCACTGA
- a CDS encoding IclR family transcriptional regulator: protein MLESSKVPALTRAIDILNLIARIGPCSAATIIEELGIPKSTAYLLLGELKKQRFLSMDNQDNYCLWTKLVELAGQALSKMDLRELARPRLTQLMDQCGLLCHLGIIDSGNAYYILKIESPATISVRSHEGKSLSLYRSGIGKCLLAWQPERVQEAIISELQWEQATPTTISSAQQLRDELGRIRARGWSFDNGEDYPDVRCVAAPVFNANNELTAAISVVGTRLQINEDNRDYLASRAIACAKDISRLLGWKSPFEQQAS from the coding sequence ATGTTGGAATCAAGCAAAGTCCCGGCGCTGACCCGCGCTATAGATATTCTCAATTTGATCGCCCGTATCGGCCCCTGCAGCGCGGCGACCATCATTGAAGAACTGGGTATTCCTAAAAGCACCGCCTATTTGCTGCTGGGAGAGCTGAAAAAACAGCGTTTCCTCAGCATGGATAATCAGGATAACTACTGCCTGTGGACCAAACTGGTTGAGCTGGCCGGGCAGGCGCTGAGCAAAATGGACCTGCGCGAACTGGCGCGTCCGCGCCTGACGCAGCTGATGGATCAGTGTGGGCTGCTCTGCCACCTGGGCATTATCGACAGCGGCAACGCCTACTACATTCTGAAGATTGAATCCCCGGCGACCATCAGCGTGCGCTCACACGAAGGAAAAAGCCTGTCGCTGTATCGCTCCGGTATCGGTAAATGCCTGCTGGCCTGGCAGCCTGAGCGAGTACAGGAGGCGATTATCAGCGAGCTGCAGTGGGAGCAGGCGACGCCAACCACTATCAGCAGTGCCCAGCAGCTTCGCGATGAGCTGGGGCGTATTCGCGCCCGCGGCTGGAGCTTCGATAACGGTGAAGATTATCCCGACGTTCGCTGCGTAGCTGCGCCGGTTTTTAACGCCAACAACGAACTGACCGCCGCCATTTCAGTGGTGGGTACCCGTCTGCAAATCAATGAAGACAATCGCGATTACCTCGCCAGCAGGGCGATTGCCTGCGCCAAAGATATTTCCCGTCTGTTGGGGTGGAAGAGCCCCTTCGAACAACAAGCCTCATAA
- a CDS encoding nicotinamide mononucleotide deamidase-related protein YfaY, whose translation MLNVEMLSTGDEVLHGQIIDTNAAWLADFFFNQGLPLTRRNTVGDDLDSLVAILRERSEHADVLIVNGGLGPTSDDLSALAAATAKGEGLVLHEEWLETMTRFFAERGRPMAASNRKQAEIPQSAEMINNPVGTACGFAVQLNRCLMFFTPGVPSEFKVMVEQEILPRLRERFPLPAAPLCLRLTTFGRSESELAQSLDHLQLPPGVVMGYRSSMPIIELKLTGPAEQREAMLALWPEVQKVAGESIIFEGTEGLPAQIARRLQERQLSLTLSEQFTGGLLALQLSRVNAPLLASEVIPAQEETLAQSARWAAERREKHFAGLALAVSGHENEHLNFALSAPDGTHALRVKFATNRHSLQVRQEVCAMMALNMLRRWLNGQPVAGEHGWIDVVESLSV comes from the coding sequence ATGTTAAACGTGGAAATGCTGTCCACCGGCGATGAAGTGCTGCATGGGCAAATCATCGACACCAACGCCGCGTGGCTGGCGGATTTCTTTTTTAATCAAGGATTACCCTTAACACGTCGCAACACCGTTGGTGACGATCTTGACTCCCTGGTGGCGATTTTACGCGAGCGTAGCGAGCATGCCGACGTGCTGATCGTCAACGGTGGTCTGGGGCCGACCAGCGACGATCTCAGCGCGCTGGCCGCAGCGACCGCTAAAGGCGAAGGATTGGTTCTGCATGAAGAGTGGCTGGAAACGATGACCCGTTTCTTTGCCGAGCGCGGAAGGCCGATGGCCGCCAGCAACCGTAAACAGGCGGAAATTCCGCAAAGCGCCGAGATGATCAACAACCCGGTCGGAACCGCCTGCGGCTTTGCCGTGCAGCTAAACCGCTGCCTGATGTTTTTCACTCCCGGGGTGCCTTCCGAATTTAAGGTGATGGTCGAACAGGAGATATTACCGCGGCTGCGTGAACGTTTTCCGCTGCCTGCTGCGCCGCTGTGCCTGCGTCTGACCACCTTCGGACGTTCCGAAAGCGAACTGGCGCAGAGCCTTGACCATCTACAGCTGCCGCCGGGCGTGGTGATGGGCTATCGCTCTTCAATGCCGATTATCGAACTGAAGCTGACCGGGCCCGCAGAGCAGCGCGAGGCGATGCTGGCGCTGTGGCCTGAAGTGCAGAAAGTGGCCGGAGAGAGCATCATCTTCGAAGGCACCGAAGGCCTGCCTGCGCAGATCGCCCGTCGCCTGCAGGAGCGTCAGCTAAGTCTGACGCTGAGCGAACAGTTTACCGGCGGCCTGCTGGCGCTGCAGCTTTCCCGCGTTAATGCGCCGCTGTTGGCCAGCGAGGTTATTCCCGCACAGGAAGAGACCCTGGCACAGTCCGCGCGCTGGGCGGCGGAAAGGCGTGAAAAACACTTTGCCGGACTGGCGCTGGCGGTTAGCGGCCACGAGAACGAACATCTGAATTTTGCGCTTTCCGCACCGGACGGTACCCATGCGCTGAGGGTGAAATTCGCCACCAACCGCCACAGCCTGCAGGTGCGTCAGGAGGTCTGCGCGATGATGGCCCTGAACATGCTGCGCCGCTGGTTGAATGGTCAACCGGTGGCCGGTGAGCACGGCTGGATTGACGTCGTCGAATCTCTTTCAGTTTAA
- a CDS encoding YfaZ family outer membrane protein produces MKKCILTAFAGMMFVSTAANAISVSGQAGEHYTNLGVGFGTESTGLAVTGNWLHNDDDGDAAGLGLGMNIPLGPFLATVGGKGVYTNPNNGDEGYAAAVGGGLQWQIGDSFRLFGEYYYSPDSLSSGIDSYQEANAGARFTIMRPLSIEAGYRYLNLAGKDGNRDNAVADGPYIGVNASF; encoded by the coding sequence ATGAAAAAATGCATACTTACGGCCTTCGCTGGCATGATGTTCGTCTCGACGGCGGCAAATGCGATCAGCGTCAGCGGTCAGGCAGGTGAGCACTACACTAACCTTGGCGTCGGATTTGGCACGGAATCTACCGGCCTTGCGGTAACCGGTAACTGGCTGCATAACGATGATGACGGCGATGCGGCGGGTTTAGGACTGGGCATGAATATCCCGTTGGGGCCATTCCTGGCAACTGTCGGCGGTAAAGGCGTTTATACCAACCCGAACAACGGCGATGAGGGATATGCGGCGGCGGTTGGCGGCGGCCTGCAGTGGCAAATCGGCGACAGCTTCCGCCTGTTCGGCGAATATTATTACTCTCCCGACTCACTCTCCAGCGGAATCGACAGCTATCAGGAAGCGAATGCCGGCGCGCGTTTTACCATTATGCGTCCTCTGAGCATCGAAGCCGGTTACCGCTACCTCAACTTGGCGGGCAAAGACGGCAACCGCGACAACGCTGTCGCTGACGGTCCGTATATCGGCGTCAACGCCAGCTTCTAA
- a CDS encoding catalase, which yields MSKKGLTTGSGVPVVDNNNVVTAGPRGPMLLQDVWFLEKLAHFDREVIPERRMHAKGSGAYGKLTVTHDITRYTRAKLFSEVGKTTDLFLRFSTVAGERGAADAERDIRGFSIKFYTEEGNWDLVGNNTPIFYLRDPLKFPDLNHVVKRDPRTNLRNPTWKWDFFSLLPETLHQLTIDFSDRGIPRSYRYMHGFGSHAFSFINAENERFWVKFHFKSQQGIANLMDDEAKRLVAEDRESSQRDLYESIEKGDFPRWTFYVQIMPEADASRVPYNPFDLTKIWPHADYPLIEVGVLELNRNPDNYFAEVEQVAMNPANVVPGVSFSPDRMLQGRLFSYGDTQRYRLGVNHHQIPVNAPRCPFHNYHRDGAMRVDGNSGNGATYEPNSFGVFQEQPDFSEPLISLEGAAAHWNHREDSDYFSQPRKLFELLSKEEHQRMFQRIADDMRDVPEFIQQRQIGLFSQVHPDYGAGVAAALKALQPAE from the coding sequence ATGAGCAAGAAAGGATTAACTACCGGCTCCGGCGTACCGGTTGTCGATAATAATAATGTCGTCACCGCCGGACCACGCGGCCCTATGCTGCTGCAGGATGTCTGGTTTCTGGAAAAACTGGCCCACTTCGACCGGGAAGTTATCCCGGAGCGCCGAATGCACGCTAAAGGCTCCGGGGCATACGGCAAACTAACCGTCACTCACGATATTACCCGCTATACCCGAGCAAAGCTTTTTTCCGAAGTCGGTAAAACCACCGACCTGTTCCTGCGCTTCTCAACCGTCGCCGGAGAACGCGGCGCCGCTGACGCCGAGCGCGATATTCGCGGCTTTTCAATCAAATTTTATACCGAAGAGGGTAACTGGGATCTGGTTGGCAACAATACGCCGATTTTCTACCTTCGCGACCCGCTGAAGTTCCCCGATCTTAATCATGTAGTGAAGCGCGACCCAAGAACTAACCTGCGCAACCCCACCTGGAAATGGGATTTTTTCTCCCTGCTTCCCGAAACGCTGCATCAGTTAACCATCGACTTTAGCGACCGCGGCATACCGCGCTCGTATCGCTATATGCACGGTTTCGGCAGCCACGCGTTCAGCTTTATCAACGCTGAAAATGAACGTTTTTGGGTGAAATTCCACTTCAAATCCCAGCAGGGGATCGCCAACCTGATGGATGATGAAGCAAAACGCCTGGTGGCCGAGGACCGCGAAAGTTCGCAGCGCGATCTTTATGAGTCGATTGAAAAAGGCGATTTCCCGCGCTGGACTTTCTACGTGCAGATCATGCCGGAAGCGGACGCCAGCCGGGTGCCGTATAACCCGTTCGACCTGACCAAAATCTGGCCGCACGCCGATTATCCGTTAATTGAAGTCGGAGTACTGGAGCTAAACCGCAACCCGGATAACTACTTCGCAGAAGTTGAACAGGTTGCGATGAATCCGGCAAACGTGGTACCCGGCGTAAGCTTCTCCCCGGACCGCATGCTGCAGGGCCGGCTGTTCTCCTATGGCGATACTCAGCGCTATCGTCTCGGCGTTAATCATCATCAGATTCCGGTAAACGCTCCTCGCTGCCCGTTCCATAACTATCACCGCGACGGCGCGATGCGCGTAGACGGCAATAGCGGCAACGGCGCCACCTATGAGCCAAACAGCTTTGGCGTATTTCAGGAACAGCCGGACTTTAGCGAGCCACTTATAAGCCTTGAAGGCGCAGCGGCCCACTGGAATCATCGGGAAGATAGCGACTATTTTAGCCAGCCGCGCAAGCTGTTTGAGCTATTAAGCAAAGAGGAGCATCAGCGTATGTTCCAGCGTATCGCCGATGATATGCGGGATGTCCCGGAGTTTATTCAGCAACGGCAAATTGGCCTGTTCAGCCAGGTCCACCCCGACTACGGCGCGGGCGTGGCAGCGGCCTTGAAAGCCTTACAACCAGCGGAATAA
- the nudI gene encoding nucleoside triphosphatase NudI yields the protein MRQRTIVCPLIQHEGHYLLCKMADDRGVFPGQWALSGGGVEPGERIEEALRREIREELGDALQLVSITPWTFSDDVRVKTYADGRQEEIYMIYLIFDCISANREVTINEEFQEYAWVKAEELPHYDLNIATRKTLALKGLL from the coding sequence ATGCGTCAAAGGACTATCGTTTGCCCGCTTATTCAACATGAAGGCCACTATCTGCTGTGCAAAATGGCTGACGATCGCGGCGTATTTCCCGGCCAGTGGGCGCTCTCCGGCGGCGGCGTTGAGCCCGGCGAACGCATTGAAGAAGCGCTGAGACGAGAAATTCGTGAAGAGCTGGGAGACGCGCTTCAGCTGGTGAGCATTACGCCGTGGACCTTTAGCGATGACGTACGGGTTAAAACCTACGCCGACGGTCGCCAGGAAGAAATCTACATGATTTATCTCATCTTTGACTGCATCAGCGCCAATCGTGAAGTGACGATCAACGAAGAGTTTCAGGAGTATGCCTGGGTGAAAGCCGAAGAGCTCCCTCACTATGATTTGAACATCGCCACCCGTAAGACGCTGGCTCTGAAGGGACTACTCTGA
- the menE gene encoding o-succinylbenzoate--CoA ligase, with product MTFSDWPWRHWRRQQGEMQALRLNERPLSWRQLCTQVDALAKGFYAQGVGEGDGVLLRAYNQPDALLAWLALLQCGARVLPINPQLPALLLAELLPSLSLHHALVLNDGDLPVALNPLALCPASGEYAVDWREDRLASMTLTSGSTGLPKAAVHAFRAHLASAEGVLAMIPFARSDDWLLSLPLFHVSGQGILWRWLFAGAGLTVRDKQPLEQALRGCTHASLVPTQLWRLLNSGADVSLKAVLLGGAAIPVALTEQARQRGIRCWCGYGLTEFASTVCGKEADGLADVGQPLPGRTLRIVDGEVWLRADSMAEGYWRDGQVMPLINEDGWFATRDRGQLDNGRLTILGRMDNLFFSGGEGIQPEEVERVISTHPQIQQVFIVPQEDKEFGQRPVAVVECSEHFDPSVFAGWCADKLARFQQPVRWLALPETLKTGGIKISRRALRDWVNQQATA from the coding sequence GTGACCTTTAGCGACTGGCCATGGCGGCACTGGCGGCGGCAGCAAGGAGAGATGCAGGCGCTGCGGCTCAACGAGCGGCCGCTTAGCTGGCGACAACTGTGCACGCAAGTTGATGCGCTAGCGAAAGGGTTTTACGCGCAGGGGGTCGGAGAGGGCGATGGCGTGCTGCTTCGCGCCTACAATCAGCCCGATGCGTTACTGGCCTGGCTGGCGCTGTTGCAGTGCGGCGCTCGCGTTCTGCCAATCAATCCGCAGCTTCCCGCTCTGTTGTTAGCTGAACTACTGCCGTCCCTGAGCCTGCACCACGCGCTGGTGCTCAACGACGGGGATCTTCCTGTTGCGCTGAATCCATTAGCTTTGTGCCCGGCCAGCGGTGAGTACGCGGTGGACTGGCGGGAAGATCGTCTCGCTTCCATGACGTTAACCTCGGGATCGACGGGACTACCGAAAGCGGCAGTGCACGCTTTTCGCGCCCATCTTGCCAGCGCAGAAGGCGTGCTGGCGATGATACCGTTTGCCCGGTCAGACGACTGGCTGCTATCGCTACCGCTGTTTCACGTTTCCGGTCAGGGCATTCTCTGGCGCTGGTTGTTTGCGGGGGCGGGACTGACGGTGCGAGATAAGCAGCCTCTGGAGCAGGCGCTACGCGGCTGTACCCACGCATCTCTGGTACCCACCCAACTCTGGCGCCTGCTTAACAGTGGTGCCGACGTATCGTTAAAAGCGGTTTTGCTCGGCGGCGCAGCGATCCCGGTGGCGCTCACCGAGCAGGCCCGCCAGCGTGGTATTCGCTGCTGGTGCGGGTACGGATTGACCGAGTTTGCCTCCACGGTCTGCGGCAAAGAGGCGGACGGTCTGGCCGACGTCGGGCAGCCTCTGCCGGGGCGTACGCTGCGGATTGTCGATGGTGAAGTCTGGCTGCGGGCTGACAGCATGGCTGAAGGCTACTGGCGAGATGGGCAAGTGATGCCGTTAATCAACGAAGACGGCTGGTTCGCCACTCGTGACCGGGGCCAGCTTGATAACGGCAGGCTGACCATTCTCGGAAGAATGGATAATCTCTTTTTCAGCGGTGGCGAAGGCATTCAGCCAGAGGAGGTCGAGCGGGTAATCAGCACTCATCCGCAGATTCAGCAGGTCTTTATCGTGCCGCAAGAGGATAAGGAGTTTGGCCAGCGCCCGGTAGCGGTAGTTGAGTGCAGCGAGCATTTCGACCCGTCCGTCTTCGCCGGGTGGTGCGCCGATAAGCTGGCGCGATTTCAGCAGCCGGTTCGCTGGCTGGCGCTGCCCGAAACGCTGAAAACCGGCGGAATAAAAATTTCCCGCCGGGCGCTGCGCGACTGGGTAAATCAGCAAGCGACAGCGTAA